From one Halothece sp. PCC 7418 genomic stretch:
- the glyQ gene encoding glycine--tRNA ligase subunit alpha: MSAKDFQSVIATLNQFWRDRACLIAQPYDTEKGAGTMSPHTFLRAIGPEPWSVAYIEPCRRPTDGRYGENPNRFQHYYQYQVLIKPSPPNIQDLFLDSLRALGIQPEDHDVRFVEDNWESPTLGAWGVGWEVWLDGMEITQFTYFQQCGGLDCHPVSIEITYGLERIAMYLQEVDALPKIQWNDELNYGDVHLQGEIEQCTYNFEASNPELLFQLFTLYEQEANQLTEKGLVLPSLDYVLKCSHTFNLLEARGVISVTERTRYIGRIRTLARKTAQRYYEQREQLGFPLLKSSHSYATV, encoded by the coding sequence ATGTCTGCAAAAGATTTCCAGTCTGTGATCGCGACGCTTAATCAATTTTGGCGCGATCGCGCTTGTTTAATTGCCCAACCCTACGATACCGAAAAAGGTGCCGGAACCATGAGTCCTCATACTTTTTTACGCGCAATTGGTCCCGAACCTTGGTCAGTGGCTTATATTGAACCCTGTCGTCGCCCAACAGATGGACGGTATGGTGAAAACCCAAATCGGTTTCAACACTATTATCAATATCAAGTTCTGATTAAACCTTCTCCTCCCAATATTCAAGATCTGTTCTTAGATTCTTTACGGGCTTTGGGGATTCAGCCTGAGGATCATGATGTGCGCTTTGTGGAGGATAACTGGGAATCTCCCACATTAGGGGCGTGGGGAGTCGGCTGGGAAGTTTGGCTAGATGGAATGGAAATTACTCAGTTTACTTACTTCCAACAATGTGGCGGACTCGATTGTCATCCTGTTTCGATTGAAATCACCTATGGCTTAGAGCGCATTGCAATGTATCTACAAGAGGTTGATGCACTTCCTAAAATCCAGTGGAATGATGAATTGAACTATGGCGATGTCCACTTACAAGGGGAGATTGAACAGTGTACTTATAACTTTGAAGCCTCTAATCCTGAGTTACTATTTCAACTATTTACCCTTTACGAACAAGAAGCCAATCAATTGACCGAGAAAGGGTTGGTTTTACCAAGTTTGGATTACGTTCTCAAGTGTTCTCATACGTTTAACTTGCTAGAAGCCAGAGGAGTGATTTCAGTAACGGAACGAACCCGCTATATTGGGCGCATTCGTACTTTGGCTCGGAAAACGGCTCAACGGTATTATGAACAACGAGAACAGCTTGGATTTCCTTTGCTGAAGTCAAGTCACTCTTATGCGACGGTTTAA
- a CDS encoding DUF4079 domain-containing protein encodes MNLTELLEPIAQFFRSLNLPEPITHWGHPAMMGVVIFVMGTFVGITGWKGRLVQDQGVALENKSNHRKLAPWMFTFMALGYTGGVLSLVMQEKPILESPHFLTGTVVLGLLAVNGLISLTGFGGDNKQLRTAHAILGSIALAIMVIHALLGLQLGLAI; translated from the coding sequence ATGAATCTAACAGAGTTATTAGAACCCATCGCGCAGTTTTTTCGTTCCCTGAATCTCCCTGAACCGATTACCCACTGGGGACATCCCGCGATGATGGGAGTTGTAATTTTTGTCATGGGAACATTTGTGGGAATTACAGGCTGGAAAGGACGTTTAGTTCAGGATCAAGGAGTCGCACTCGAAAATAAAAGTAATCATCGTAAGTTAGCGCCTTGGATGTTTACGTTTATGGCGTTGGGTTATACAGGGGGAGTATTATCGTTGGTGATGCAAGAAAAGCCGATTTTGGAAAGTCCTCATTTTCTAACTGGGACAGTTGTTTTAGGATTACTGGCGGTGAATGGCTTGATTTCTTTGACTGGCTTTGGTGGAGATAATAAACAGTTAAGAACGGCTCATGCCATTCTAGGAAGTATCGCTTTAGCCATTATGGTCATTCATGCTTTATTGGGTTTGCAGTTGGGTTTAGCCATTTAA
- the crtA gene encoding cyanoexosortase A, translating to MIVSSPDWIKIKSSLSDAKMWLFFTTANLAIWHGVLTHRINSPELTTTLFFWLVALFVLWKKRNDIYLVSQPWKNFIGIFLLAIIIYRGLALFWYENFVLQFIPFFSLLSLALIASGWKGLKQYTRPLIAFLIFSLVDGISEKVFTSFPDGFTFPKLTADFSTFFLHYIGFDVSQEGVFIYLPDGSVEVLYACTGGPLIGLLLQLTFVLFIIAPLNWKFASKILIGLLSLGFFLGVVRVALLAVVVSDPTAFEYWHGSEGSQIFSLAAFSIWIVSAHFIYEHYENQLKVKQAEETTENSKPETASSEGESTSPPESNPSRLRFLSGLGLMISVVTLFTFFFPEVGRRQVPPLNFPSQLSLKGWTRESSVPLTDETDSINDYVQQFRSGQQYLYRQQNQAVTVELRHIGGTFGNVGGFASRYLKRGKVESDKRSKTLPNLGAYQLYHDESYAYLSTCITSQGESTTNIGDFVYKMNRNLLKANSRLWSGVIGTRSLRERNCLWVHLSTPLQENSPEASYQRLEAVFQEGYPKWQALF from the coding sequence ATGATTGTTTCCTCACCCGATTGGATTAAAATTAAATCTTCTCTCAGTGATGCCAAAATGTGGTTATTTTTCACTACCGCTAACCTTGCAATTTGGCATGGAGTTCTCACTCATCGTATCAATAGTCCTGAGTTAACAACAACCCTTTTCTTCTGGTTGGTTGCACTGTTTGTGCTTTGGAAAAAACGCAATGATATTTATTTAGTTTCCCAGCCTTGGAAAAATTTTATTGGCATATTTCTCCTTGCCATCATCATCTATCGCGGATTAGCATTATTTTGGTATGAAAATTTTGTTCTCCAATTTATTCCCTTTTTCAGTTTACTGAGCCTCGCTTTAATTGCTTCAGGATGGAAAGGACTCAAACAATACACCCGTCCTTTAATTGCTTTTCTCATTTTTAGTTTAGTTGATGGTATTTCCGAAAAAGTATTTACATCTTTTCCAGACGGTTTTACATTTCCCAAGTTAACAGCAGATTTCAGCACATTTTTCTTACATTACATCGGCTTTGATGTTTCTCAAGAAGGCGTTTTTATTTATTTGCCCGATGGCAGTGTCGAAGTCCTCTATGCTTGCACAGGAGGACCGCTCATTGGTTTATTACTACAATTAACATTCGTTTTATTTATTATTGCACCTCTGAATTGGAAATTTGCCTCTAAAATTCTAATTGGATTACTCAGCTTAGGATTTTTCTTAGGAGTCGTACGAGTGGCGCTATTAGCGGTTGTCGTTTCCGATCCGACTGCGTTTGAGTATTGGCATGGTAGTGAAGGCAGCCAAATTTTTTCCTTAGCTGCGTTTAGCATTTGGATTGTCAGTGCCCACTTTATTTATGAACATTATGAAAATCAATTAAAAGTCAAGCAAGCAGAAGAAACAACAGAAAATTCTAAACCTGAAACTGCTTCTTCTGAAGGAGAATCAACCAGCCCTCCTGAATCTAATCCTTCCCGTCTCCGTTTTTTATCAGGACTCGGTTTGATGATTTCTGTAGTGACTCTCTTCACCTTCTTTTTCCCTGAAGTTGGACGCAGACAAGTTCCCCCCTTAAACTTTCCCTCTCAACTCAGTCTGAAAGGTTGGACAAGAGAAAGTAGTGTTCCCCTGACAGACGAAACCGATTCCATAAACGACTATGTTCAACAATTTCGCTCTGGACAACAATATCTCTATCGTCAACAAAATCAGGCAGTCACTGTTGAATTAAGGCATATTGGCGGAACATTTGGCAATGTTGGCGGTTTTGCCAGTCGCTATCTCAAGCGGGGAAAGGTAGAGTCAGATAAACGTTCCAAGACCCTCCCGAACTTGGGAGCATACCAACTTTATCATGATGAAAGCTATGCTTATTTAAGCACTTGCATTACCTCTCAGGGAGAAAGTACCACGAATATTGGGGATTTTGTTTACAAAATGAATCGTAATCTTTTAAAGGCTAATTCTCGTCTTTGGTCTGGTGTCATCGGAACTCGCAGTTTGCGCGAGCGAAATTGTCTGTGGGTTCATTTATCGACTCCCTTACAAGAGAACTCCCCTGAAGCCAGTTATCAGCGTTTAGAAGCAGTGTTTCAGGAAGGATATCCAAAATGGCAAGCACTATTTTAG
- a CDS encoding HpsJ family protein — protein MKRNLFGSKSSSNSNRRRRPFWKKFPALELPRLHLGRKLKRLRLPQPPEISLHRLRRNLPRLSTPNLRLPRLRNPFTTISIGTVENQGFFILLNWLGYIILFVSVIDYVRVLYPPQLTNSNWEFETFILLVNNTWLVLLALILIYLPNRAQIRRFELSFLKLLRWLTLLGGIIFILLVPLTLVNANRLNENATAQLGQQQTNQQEQLNNLKEALENESLSFFQLQRLRDQFNIENVPESSTLEQTLIQKIEERKQRIRQQVNTEKQNRFRELLVEAIRNSFAGLLIGAFLIRLWWEARWVKSLK, from the coding sequence ATGAAACGGAATCTTTTTGGAAGTAAATCTTCTTCTAACTCCAACCGTCGCCGTCGCCCCTTCTGGAAAAAATTCCCCGCCCTAGAATTACCGCGCCTCCACTTAGGACGAAAACTGAAACGCCTGCGACTTCCCCAACCTCCTGAAATTAGCTTACATCGCCTCCGCAGAAACTTACCTCGCCTATCCACACCCAACCTCAGATTACCAAGACTTCGCAACCCTTTTACAACAATCTCTATAGGCACTGTTGAAAATCAAGGCTTTTTCATCCTCCTCAATTGGCTAGGATATATCATACTTTTTGTTTCTGTAATTGACTATGTAAGAGTTCTTTATCCACCTCAGCTAACAAACTCCAATTGGGAATTTGAAACATTTATTTTACTCGTTAATAATACTTGGTTAGTATTATTAGCATTAATTCTCATTTATCTCCCGAACCGGGCTCAAATTCGTCGCTTTGAATTGAGTTTTCTGAAGTTATTGCGGTGGTTAACTTTATTAGGCGGTATCATTTTTATTCTCCTAGTTCCTCTTACTCTTGTCAACGCCAACCGCCTCAACGAAAATGCTACCGCACAACTCGGTCAACAACAAACTAACCAACAAGAACAATTAAATAATTTAAAAGAGGCTTTAGAAAACGAGAGTCTTTCTTTTTTCCAACTCCAACGCCTGCGAGATCAATTTAACATTGAAAACGTCCCAGAATCATCAACCTTAGAACAAACTCTGATTCAAAAAATTGAAGAACGAAAACAACGAATCAGACAACAAGTTAACACCGAAAAACAAAATCGTTTCCGTGAACTCTTAGTTGAAGCAATTCGTAATAGTTTCGCTGGCTTACTCATTGGTGCATTTCTGATTCGTCTCTGGTGGGAAGCCCGTTGGGTAAAATCTTTGAAATGA
- a CDS encoding RNA-guided endonuclease TnpB family protein, whose translation MYGCQQNRISPNSDSIPILEHICQTANNLTNCGIYYARQTFFNEGRIIGKYEPEEVLKGQVNFKALYSQCAQQVLRSVAESFKSYKGLRKAFFKGEISNHPKLPNYRNKGGMAVASYPKQALKLKSTQVRVPLGKTIKAWFGLSEFFVPFPSNLEWESIKELRILPRNREFYVEWVYERPEVKTTVNSTEALGIDPGLDNWLTCVSTIGESFIIDGRKLKSLNQNYNRRVSSLKKGKPQGYWDFELARITEKRNRQVRDAVNKAAKMVINYCLNKDIGIIVFGWNKGQRQGVSIGRKNNQNFVQIPTAKLKNRIQQLAEEHGIEFVETEESYTSKSSYLDSDLLPTLGEKPERCAPTGKRVTRGCYQDSQGRIVNADANAAANILRKVEIQLGLVLAKVSRAALSLPQRFYLWNSKRKPRSIMALGGAVC comes from the coding sequence ATGTATGGATGTCAGCAAAATCGGATTAGCCCAAACTCTGACTCAATTCCAATATTAGAACATATTTGCCAGACGGCTAATAACCTAACAAATTGTGGAATCTATTATGCTCGTCAAACTTTCTTTAATGAAGGTCGGATCATTGGAAAATATGAACCAGAAGAAGTCCTAAAAGGACAGGTCAACTTCAAAGCCCTCTACTCTCAGTGCGCTCAACAGGTTCTTAGAAGCGTCGCAGAATCTTTTAAGTCCTATAAGGGTTTGAGGAAAGCCTTTTTCAAGGGAGAAATTAGTAACCATCCTAAACTCCCCAATTATAGAAATAAAGGAGGGATGGCGGTTGCTTCTTATCCAAAACAAGCTCTCAAGTTAAAGAGCACTCAAGTTAGAGTTCCTTTAGGGAAGACTATTAAAGCATGGTTCGGTCTCTCAGAATTTTTTGTTCCTTTTCCTTCTAATCTTGAATGGGAGAGCATTAAAGAGTTAAGAATTCTTCCTAGAAACCGAGAGTTCTATGTAGAATGGGTTTATGAAAGACCTGAAGTCAAAACCACAGTTAATTCTACAGAAGCGTTAGGAATTGATCCAGGCTTGGATAACTGGTTAACTTGTGTTTCCACCATTGGAGAGTCTTTCATCATTGATGGGAGAAAACTTAAATCTCTAAATCAGAACTATAACCGCCGAGTGTCTTCTCTTAAAAAGGGAAAACCTCAAGGTTATTGGGACTTTGAGTTAGCTAGAATCACCGAAAAACGAAACCGCCAAGTTCGAGATGCTGTAAACAAGGCAGCGAAGATGGTGATTAACTATTGCCTTAATAAAGATATAGGGATCATCGTTTTCGGTTGGAATAAAGGTCAGCGTCAAGGAGTCAGTATCGGACGAAAGAACAATCAAAACTTTGTTCAGATTCCCACTGCTAAGTTAAAAAATCGAATTCAGCAGTTAGCAGAGGAACACGGTATTGAGTTTGTAGAAACTGAGGAATCCTACACATCCAAGTCGAGCTATCTTGATAGTGATTTGCTACCGACCTTAGGTGAGAAACCCGAAAGGTGCGCCCCCACAGGAAAGCGAGTAACGAGAGGATGCTATCAAGATTCTCAGGGAAGAATCGTTAATGCTGATGCCAACGCAGCAGCAAACATTCTGAGAAAAGTAGAGATACAGCTAGGCTTAGTCTTAGCCAAGGTCAGTAGAGCAGCTTTGAGCCTGCCCCAAAGATTTTATCTTTGGAACTCCAAACGAAAACCGCGAAGCATTATGGCTTTAGGAGGGGCTGTGTGCTGA
- a CDS encoding MFS transporter produces MLKKLTQQFPSLNRTVWILAFGRLLSEIGTGFVLFYASIFFVNQVGLSATLVGVALGSGQVAGVLGRFLGGVFTDSKSWGRRRTLLLSAAVSVLADVVLGLTYNFPTLLLGNLVLGLGVGLYWPATEAVIADITAPDERNEAFAITRVADSLGLGIGVVLGGLIISTAGNYRLLFAADGVSFLVFFAVIYFAVEESYQFFEEGESSQRNPFQGWGIALRDRAFVTFLSINILFTTYISQIQSTLPLYFRNYVHTGGEELGFSPQVISALFTWHITFAAIMQLPMARFLNRFRRAQALTFSFSLWLVGFVLIWVTGITQNAPLLIAVVALGILSLGLNSYTPSASSLVADIAPASLRGVYLSLNSQCWAVGFFIGPPVGGWALDQARVITDQFWLVVAATTLIGMIVLRSLNKLLKS; encoded by the coding sequence ATGCTTAAAAAACTCACGCAACAATTCCCATCTTTGAATCGCACGGTTTGGATTCTGGCGTTTGGGCGGTTACTCTCTGAAATTGGAACAGGATTTGTTTTATTTTATGCCTCAATTTTCTTTGTTAATCAAGTGGGGTTATCGGCAACTTTAGTGGGGGTTGCCCTGGGGAGTGGACAAGTGGCGGGGGTGCTGGGTCGCTTTTTGGGGGGCGTTTTCACGGATAGTAAGTCTTGGGGAAGACGGCGCACGTTGTTACTGTCGGCTGCGGTTTCTGTTTTAGCTGATGTGGTTTTAGGCTTAACCTATAATTTTCCGACCTTACTCCTCGGAAACTTAGTTTTAGGTTTAGGGGTGGGGTTATATTGGCCCGCAACGGAAGCGGTTATTGCTGATATTACTGCCCCTGATGAACGAAATGAAGCCTTTGCTATTACTCGCGTTGCAGATAGTTTAGGCTTAGGGATTGGGGTAGTTTTAGGGGGATTAATTATTAGTACGGCAGGGAATTATCGTCTGTTGTTTGCTGCGGATGGGGTTTCTTTTCTGGTTTTCTTTGCGGTGATTTATTTTGCGGTGGAAGAAAGTTATCAATTTTTTGAGGAGGGGGAAAGCAGTCAGAGAAATCCGTTTCAAGGTTGGGGGATTGCGCTGCGCGATCGCGCTTTTGTAACATTTCTCAGCATCAATATCCTCTTCACCACTTACATTTCCCAAATTCAAAGCACCCTTCCTCTATATTTCCGCAACTATGTCCACACAGGAGGGGAGGAATTAGGCTTTTCTCCTCAAGTCATCAGCGCCCTCTTCACCTGGCATATTACCTTTGCTGCTATTATGCAGTTACCGATGGCGAGGTTTCTCAACCGTTTCCGACGCGCCCAAGCCCTAACTTTTTCCTTTTCCCTCTGGCTGGTGGGCTTTGTGTTAATTTGGGTAACAGGAATCACCCAAAACGCCCCGTTGCTCATTGCTGTTGTAGCTTTGGGGATTTTGAGCTTAGGATTAAATAGTTACACGCCCTCTGCTTCCTCTCTCGTTGCTGATATTGCCCCCGCTTCCTTACGCGGTGTCTATTTATCCCTAAATTCCCAATGTTGGGCTGTAGGCTTCTTCATTGGGCCCCCTGTGGGAGGTTGGGCGTTGGATCAAGCTCGCGTTATTACGGATCAGTTTTGGCTGGTTGTTGCAGCGACGACGTTAATTGGAATGATTGTGTTGCGCTCTCTCAATAAACTCCTAAAATCATGA
- a CDS encoding NAD(+) kinase yields MQLNQVIIAYKAGDKNSKEWADTCARALEKRGCKVLVGPSGIKDNPYPVFLSSVGNEIDLAIVLGGDGTALAAARQLSPEGVQILAVNVGGHLGFLTEPFELFQDIENLLDRLESDRYAIQRRMMLQAQVLEGGRIKPEPMSDRFFCLNEMCVKPASMDRMITSILEMEVDGEVVEQFQGDGLIIASPTGSTCYTASANGPIVHPGMEAMVVTPICPLSLSSRPLVLPPGSVVNVWPLEEAEPSTKLWTDGSLGTTIWPGQRVSITMANCLAKFIILREDHSFYNTLREKLMWAGTRIHYENDHRNGHY; encoded by the coding sequence GTGCAATTAAACCAAGTAATCATCGCCTACAAAGCGGGTGACAAAAACAGCAAGGAGTGGGCAGACACTTGCGCCAGAGCCCTAGAAAAACGGGGTTGTAAAGTGCTAGTGGGGCCTAGTGGTATCAAAGATAATCCCTATCCCGTGTTTTTATCCTCTGTAGGAAATGAAATTGACTTAGCCATTGTTTTAGGGGGAGATGGCACCGCCCTCGCAGCAGCGCGACAACTTTCCCCAGAAGGGGTTCAGATTTTAGCGGTGAATGTGGGGGGACACTTAGGCTTTTTAACCGAACCCTTTGAGTTATTTCAGGATATTGAAAATCTGCTCGATCGTCTAGAATCAGATCGTTATGCCATCCAACGGCGGATGATGCTACAAGCGCAAGTTTTAGAAGGCGGGCGAATTAAACCTGAACCGATGAGTGACCGCTTCTTCTGCTTAAATGAAATGTGTGTCAAACCCGCTAGTATGGATCGGATGATCACGTCTATCTTAGAAATGGAAGTGGATGGAGAAGTGGTTGAACAATTCCAAGGGGATGGCTTAATTATTGCGAGTCCCACGGGTTCCACTTGTTATACCGCTTCCGCAAATGGTCCGATTGTTCATCCAGGGATGGAAGCGATGGTCGTCACTCCCATTTGTCCTCTCAGTCTTTCGAGTCGTCCGTTAGTCCTTCCTCCAGGTTCGGTTGTCAATGTTTGGCCCCTGGAAGAAGCTGAACCTTCAACGAAACTTTGGACAGATGGGTCTCTCGGAACAACCATTTGGCCTGGACAGCGTGTTTCGATTACCATGGCTAATTGTTTAGCCAAATTCATTATTCTGCGCGAAGATCATTCCTTCTACAACACGCTTCGTGAGAAGCTAATGTGGGCGGGAACTCGCATTCACTATGAGAATGACCATCGTAATGGACATTATTAA
- the hemF gene encoding oxygen-dependent coproporphyrinogen oxidase has protein sequence MSVKETDVSTTKNQFVPPEDGKARVKNFMMTLQDEICSSLESLDGSGQTFQEDTWEREEGGGGRSRVIKGGDVFEQGGVNFSEVFGKNLPPSILKQRPEAEGHEFFATGTSMVLHPRNPYIPTVHLNYRYFEAGPVWWFGGGADLTPYYPFAEDAVHFHQTFKASCDRHHQEYYPVFKRWCDEYFYIKHRQENRGIGGIFFDYQDGQGELYRGPDPEGNAGQYSSKLGAIEPRTWEDLFAFVQDCGNAFLPAYTPIAKERRQIEYGERERNFQLYRRGRYVEFNLVYDRGTIFGLQTKGRIESILMSLPPLVRWEYCYHPEPNTPEAELYDTFLKPQDWVNWQTKG, from the coding sequence ATGAGTGTAAAAGAAACTGACGTTAGCACCACTAAAAATCAATTTGTACCGCCCGAAGATGGGAAAGCGCGGGTGAAAAATTTTATGATGACGCTACAAGATGAGATTTGTAGTAGTTTAGAAAGTCTCGATGGTAGTGGTCAAACCTTTCAAGAAGATACATGGGAACGGGAAGAAGGCGGTGGCGGTCGATCGCGCGTGATTAAAGGCGGTGATGTCTTTGAACAAGGGGGAGTGAACTTTTCAGAAGTGTTTGGTAAAAATTTGCCTCCTTCGATTTTGAAACAACGCCCCGAAGCGGAAGGACATGAATTTTTCGCCACAGGAACTTCCATGGTCTTACACCCGCGCAATCCTTATATCCCAACGGTTCACCTCAATTATCGCTATTTTGAAGCGGGTCCAGTCTGGTGGTTTGGCGGTGGGGCTGATTTAACCCCATATTATCCCTTCGCGGAAGATGCGGTTCACTTTCACCAAACATTTAAAGCTAGCTGCGATCGGCATCATCAAGAATATTATCCTGTCTTTAAACGCTGGTGTGATGAATATTTCTATATTAAACACCGTCAAGAAAATCGAGGCATTGGGGGCATCTTTTTTGACTACCAAGATGGTCAAGGGGAACTTTATCGTGGGCCCGATCCTGAAGGCAATGCGGGACAATATAGCAGCAAATTAGGCGCGATCGAACCCCGCACCTGGGAGGACCTATTTGCTTTTGTTCAAGACTGTGGAAACGCCTTTTTACCCGCTTATACACCGATTGCGAAAGAACGTCGTCAGATTGAATATGGCGAACGGGAACGAAATTTCCAACTCTATCGGCGCGGACGCTATGTTGAGTTTAATCTGGTTTATGATCGCGGTACGATCTTTGGCTTACAAACGAAAGGACGAATTGAGTCAATTTTAATGTCTTTACCGCCCCTTGTGCGCTGGGAATACTGCTATCATCCCGAACCGAATACCCCTGAAGCGGAACTTTATGACACTTTTCTCAAACCCCAAGATTGGGTGAATTGGCAAACAAAAGGATAA
- the psb29 gene encoding photosystem II biogenesis protein Psp29: MDTLRTLSETKRTFYTLHTRPLNSIYRRVIEELLVEMHLLTVNIDFKYDPFYALGVVTVFDTFMQGYQPEKDKESIFNAICKAVESDPQQYRQDAEKVKSIADQASGEAVTAWLCEAKPLDQAGDLNDILQGIRENPRFKYSRLFIIGIYTVLEKANPEIVNDDKKREEVLNNCCQALNLPKEKVDKDLDLYRSNLEKMEQARSVLEDVVRADRKQRERREQQQQEKSESGVELEKKEENTEV, from the coding sequence GTGGATACTCTTCGCACCCTTTCCGAAACTAAACGAACCTTCTATACACTCCATACCCGCCCCCTAAACTCAATTTACCGCCGAGTGATTGAGGAATTGTTGGTGGAAATGCACTTGCTAACGGTGAATATTGATTTTAAATATGATCCCTTCTATGCTTTGGGAGTCGTAACCGTCTTTGATACCTTTATGCAAGGCTATCAACCCGAGAAAGATAAAGAATCAATTTTTAACGCGATTTGTAAAGCGGTTGAAAGCGATCCGCAACAATATCGACAGGATGCAGAAAAAGTCAAATCGATTGCGGATCAGGCTTCTGGGGAAGCAGTGACGGCTTGGTTATGTGAAGCAAAACCGTTAGACCAAGCGGGTGATTTAAATGATATTTTACAAGGAATTAGAGAAAATCCTCGCTTTAAGTATAGCCGTTTGTTTATTATTGGCATCTATACGGTATTGGAAAAAGCGAATCCTGAGATTGTCAATGATGATAAGAAACGAGAAGAAGTTTTAAATAACTGTTGTCAAGCGCTGAATTTACCGAAAGAAAAAGTTGATAAAGATTTAGACCTTTATCGTAGTAATCTAGAGAAAATGGAACAAGCGCGATCGGTCTTAGAAGATGTAGTCAGAGCAGATCGTAAGCAACGGGAAAGACGAGAACAACAGCAACAGGAAAAATCTGAGTCTGGGGTTGAGTTAGAGAAGAAAGAGGAAAACACAGAAGTTTAA
- the larC gene encoding nickel pincer cofactor biosynthesis protein LarC: MTKIVYLDCPTGIAGDMYLSALVDAGVPLDYLISQLEQLAITEEYQLSAYPLTHNGQVATKVEVQLSAKTPPHRHLPDLKTLIQQANLPQSVEDWSLEVFQQLGQAEAAVHGVSPDEVHFHEVGATDAIIDIVGTCLGLHWLGVEKIYCSPLPTGGGSVKAAHGRLPVPVPAVVKLWESRNVPIYSNGIEKELVTPTGAALAVTLAEGFGHAPAMTIQKVGLGAGTASLSLPNILRLWVGEITTAENLETVAVLETQIDDLSPQVLPYVQQLLFSAGALDVFTQAITMKKSRLGSLVTVICPVDKISECEAILFRETTTIGIRRQIQNRNALKREVQTVKTAYGEVRVKVAFLQGKVVNVQPEYEDCVRLAQQQQVALKKIQDSAIALFSASPN, from the coding sequence ATGACAAAAATTGTATATTTGGATTGTCCAACAGGAATCGCTGGGGATATGTATTTATCCGCTTTAGTTGATGCTGGTGTTCCTTTGGATTATCTCATATCTCAGTTAGAACAGTTAGCCATCACGGAAGAATATCAGTTATCTGCTTATCCCTTGACCCATAATGGACAGGTGGCGACAAAAGTTGAAGTCCAGTTAAGCGCAAAAACTCCCCCGCATCGTCATCTCCCTGATCTTAAAACACTAATTCAACAGGCGAACCTCCCCCAAAGCGTTGAAGATTGGAGTTTAGAGGTTTTTCAACAACTGGGACAAGCAGAAGCAGCGGTTCATGGTGTATCTCCTGATGAAGTGCATTTTCATGAAGTGGGTGCAACCGATGCCATTATTGATATTGTTGGGACTTGTTTAGGCTTACATTGGCTCGGTGTGGAGAAAATCTATTGTTCTCCTCTTCCCACTGGCGGTGGGAGTGTCAAGGCTGCTCATGGACGATTACCTGTTCCTGTTCCTGCGGTGGTTAAACTTTGGGAGTCGCGGAATGTTCCGATTTATAGTAACGGGATTGAAAAAGAATTAGTCACGCCCACTGGTGCTGCTTTAGCCGTTACCCTTGCTGAAGGGTTTGGTCACGCCCCCGCAATGACAATACAGAAAGTGGGTTTAGGTGCGGGAACGGCGAGTTTATCTTTACCGAATATTCTCCGTTTGTGGGTGGGAGAAATAACAACAGCAGAAAATCTTGAAACTGTTGCTGTTTTAGAAACCCAAATCGACGATCTTTCCCCGCAAGTTTTACCCTATGTTCAACAATTACTCTTTAGTGCGGGGGCGTTAGATGTTTTTACCCAAGCCATTACGATGAAAAAGTCACGCTTGGGAAGTTTAGTTACTGTTATTTGTCCTGTGGATAAAATTTCTGAGTGTGAAGCAATTTTATTTCGGGAAACGACAACGATTGGGATTCGTCGTCAGATTCAAAACCGCAATGCTCTCAAACGAGAGGTACAAACGGTTAAAACAGCTTATGGTGAGGTTAGGGTTAAGGTGGCTTTCTTACAGGGAAAAGTGGTGAATGTTCAGCCTGAATACGAAGATTGTGTCAGGTTAGCGCAACAGCAGCAAGTTGCGTTAAAGAAAATTCAAGACAGCGCGATCGCGCTTTTTTCAGCAAGCCCTAACTGA